One Lachnospiraceae bacterium C1.1 genomic region harbors:
- a CDS encoding GNAT family N-acetyltransferase, whose translation MDLIVKHFNELSTTELYGYYAKEGFEVVSESFMEDGIPHVKMEKLTI comes from the coding sequence ATGGATTTGATAGTTAAACATTTTAATGAGCTCAGTACCACAGAGCTTTATGGATATTATGCAAAAGAGGGCTTTGAGGTGGTATCAGAGTCGTTTATGGAAGATGGTATTCCGCATGTGAAGATGGAGAAATTAACTATCTAA
- a CDS encoding TipC family immunity protein → MQRKTIHIIVTAVIVVCSIFAAKLFMPSRKTKNNIFDEIYYERQRKIEPVFATFKAEETVYDKLPQFKYEDPEREYRNLHEYESITSEYRDDELNPNQGIVIYYYKKPRYISFELCEKYDNGMYYMYFRYDLADSTLSFDKIHLYKIENGKVLYGEDGNAIDYSEAEIMDWFKSNGISEEDLKRKKHWFIYDKVLKDWVIYNDKTAYSIDNYGDYKVTDDDMIDNYQSEKADSENHKSIPLNEEYFPDECFRNYLKEKFDMDKNNILSGDEIGLAERLYINCDQGCRNMASLAGIEYLTELKYLDCYGSSVKDIDLSKNELLEKLYCNDTAIEKLDLSHNVNLQKLKCSETKITGLNLSENKKLTELVFQNTEISAINLSSNKSIEYLDCSKSAMTRVELSDLPNLETFICAGSRINEIDVSNNKNLMYLDISDTDISDTDFSQNSKLRHLSCSNCAGIKDIDLTNNTELGYLDIKGTQIKQMDLSQFTEIYGIRCDRDTEITGVDSAYINDGMSAG, encoded by the coding sequence ATGCAAAGGAAGACTATACACATAATTGTAACCGCAGTAATAGTGGTATGTTCTATTTTTGCGGCAAAATTGTTCATGCCTTCACGTAAAACAAAAAACAATATATTTGATGAAATCTACTATGAAAGACAGCGTAAAATAGAACCTGTATTTGCTACTTTTAAAGCAGAGGAGACTGTATATGATAAGTTGCCTCAATTCAAATATGAAGATCCTGAAAGAGAATACCGCAATTTACATGAATATGAATCAATCACCTCCGAATACAGAGATGATGAGTTGAACCCAAATCAGGGTATAGTCATATATTATTACAAAAAACCAAGGTATATATCATTTGAATTATGTGAAAAATATGATAATGGTATGTATTACATGTACTTCAGATATGATTTGGCAGATTCCACACTCTCATTCGATAAAATACATCTGTATAAGATTGAAAATGGTAAGGTGTTATACGGTGAAGACGGTAATGCTATTGACTACAGTGAAGCAGAGATAATGGACTGGTTTAAAAGCAATGGAATATCCGAAGAAGATCTCAAAAGGAAAAAGCATTGGTTTATCTATGATAAGGTACTGAAGGACTGGGTTATTTATAATGATAAGACTGCTTATAGTATTGATAATTATGGTGATTATAAGGTGACAGATGATGATATGATAGATAATTATCAGTCAGAAAAAGCGGATTCTGAAAATCATAAAAGTATTCCGCTTAATGAAGAATACTTTCCTGACGAGTGTTTCAGAAATTATCTGAAAGAAAAATTCGATATGGATAAAAATAACATATTGTCAGGTGATGAGATCGGCCTTGCTGAAAGACTATACATTAATTGTGACCAGGGATGTAGAAATATGGCGAGTCTTGCGGGGATAGAATACCTTACTGAATTAAAGTATCTTGATTGTTATGGTTCGTCGGTCAAAGACATTGATCTGTCAAAAAATGAGTTGCTTGAAAAACTCTATTGCAACGATACAGCGATAGAAAAACTTGATTTGTCACATAACGTCAATTTGCAGAAGTTAAAGTGTTCCGAGACCAAAATAACAGGACTGAATCTGTCAGAGAATAAGAAATTAACCGAACTCGTATTTCAGAACACAGAAATAAGCGCAATCAATCTTTCATCAAATAAATCTATTGAATACCTGGATTGCAGTAAATCAGCCATGACAAGGGTAGAATTATCTGATTTGCCAAATCTGGAAACGTTTATTTGCGCAGGGAGCCGGATAAACGAGATTGATGTCAGTAATAATAAAAATCTCATGTATCTTGATATTTCAGATACAGATATAAGTGATACAGACTTTTCACAAAATAGTAAGCTTAGACATCTGTCATGTAGCAATTGTGCAGGTATAAAGGACATCGATTTAACTAATAACACTGAACTTGGCTATCTGGATATTAAAGGAACACAGATTAAACAGATGGATTTATCACAATTCACAGAAATATATGGAATCAGATGTGATAGGGATACGGAGATTACAGGTGTTGACAGTGCATATATAAATGATGGAATGAGTGCAGGATGA
- a CDS encoding ATP-binding protein: protein MYIKRERYLEKIRPFYDADLIKVLTGVRRCGKSVLLEQIEEEIRAEGYDDEHIIKVNFEDLQFEKIRNAERLNKFITGRMSDKRKYLIFLDEIQHVRSFEKVLSSLRATTNCSIFITGSNSKLLSGKMATLLVGRCIEFRIMPFSFAESYEYCKQLGKEQAADELFIDYINWGGMPLRFTFNRESDIKKYIDQTYQGILDKDIITDRSKINRQNFEKIATYVMANAGKEFSAKNIGSYFENLNEEQIDKKTIYRYLDKMEKACLIDRVKRFNIAGKQAMTYVEKQYAVDTGFRMINTNLVNIEDTFFLENIIYNELISRDYEVFVGKTYKGEIDFVVIDGKKKCFIQVAYYLSGQQTIDREFGAFKPIRDASPKYVLSMDRLDFSRDGISHINIVDFLLGKKELTLT from the coding sequence ATGTATATAAAGAGAGAACGATACCTTGAAAAAATACGGCCGTTTTATGATGCGGATCTCATCAAGGTACTCACAGGTGTAAGACGTTGTGGGAAATCCGTATTGCTCGAACAGATTGAAGAAGAAATCAGAGCTGAAGGCTATGATGATGAACACATCATTAAAGTCAATTTTGAGGATTTACAGTTTGAAAAAATCCGCAATGCAGAGCGTTTAAATAAGTTCATAACCGGTCGAATGAGTGACAAAAGGAAATATCTGATTTTTTTGGATGAAATACAGCATGTACGGAGTTTTGAGAAAGTCCTCTCGTCATTAAGAGCTACGACCAACTGTTCTATATTCATCACAGGAAGCAATTCAAAACTCTTATCGGGAAAAATGGCTACGCTCCTGGTCGGTAGGTGTATAGAGTTCAGGATTATGCCGTTTTCGTTCGCAGAGAGTTATGAATACTGCAAGCAGTTGGGAAAAGAACAGGCGGCAGATGAGTTGTTCATTGATTATATTAACTGGGGCGGTATGCCTTTAAGATTTACATTTAACCGTGAGAGTGATATCAAAAAGTACATAGATCAGACATATCAAGGAATTCTGGATAAAGATATTATCACTGACCGGTCTAAGATTAACAGGCAGAATTTTGAAAAAATCGCCACTTATGTTATGGCAAATGCCGGCAAAGAGTTTTCTGCTAAAAATATAGGCAGTTATTTTGAAAATCTCAATGAGGAGCAGATTGATAAAAAAACCATTTACAGATACCTGGATAAAATGGAGAAAGCCTGCCTGATAGACCGCGTTAAGAGATTTAATATCGCCGGGAAACAGGCCATGACATATGTAGAGAAGCAATATGCGGTAGATACCGGCTTTAGAATGATAAATACAAATCTGGTTAACATCGAGGATACCTTTTTCCTGGAAAACATAATCTATAACGAGCTCATTTCAAGAGATTATGAAGTATTTGTGGGCAAGACATATAAGGGAGAAATAGACTTCGTTGTTATTGACGGGAAAAAGAAGTGTTTTATCCAGGTTGCGTATTATTTGAGCGGGCAACAGACGATAGACAGGGAGTTTGGAGCGTTTAAGCCTATCAGGGATGCGTCACCCAAATATGTATTGTCTATGGACAGATTGGATTTTTCCCGGGATGGCATTTCTCATATAAATATAGTGGATTTTCTGCTTGGAAAGAAAGAACTTACGCTAACTTAG
- a CDS encoding TetR/AcrR family transcriptional regulator, with product MGTKEAIKTQFMKEYMNKDFSQITVKGLCGSTPVARTTFYSYFENTSDVLEAVEDDLVKGLAEVPVKVCGGNLKEMDFHVFLEELEKYIKENWTYIYAFLVTQPDLKFMRKWKDAIKSNFSKKYPDISGKGRFEVVAEIAASSVLSAYTYWMEHPDEMGLREFEPLITKLLDDLVHSI from the coding sequence TTGGGTACAAAAGAAGCCATAAAAACTCAGTTTATGAAGGAATATATGAATAAGGACTTCTCCCAGATTACGGTGAAAGGTCTTTGCGGCAGCACACCTGTGGCCAGGACAACCTTTTACTCATATTTTGAAAATACTTCCGATGTGTTGGAAGCTGTAGAGGACGACCTGGTAAAGGGTCTGGCAGAAGTACCGGTAAAGGTATGCGGTGGAAATCTCAAAGAGATGGACTTTCATGTTTTCCTTGAAGAGCTTGAAAAGTATATAAAGGAGAACTGGACGTACATATATGCTTTCCTCGTTACTCAGCCTGACCTTAAGTTTATGAGGAAATGGAAGGATGCGATAAAGAGTAATTTCAGTAAGAAGTATCCGGATATTTCAGGAAAAGGCAGATTTGAAGTGGTTGCTGAAATTGCAGCATCATCAGTACTCAGTGCATATACATATTGGATGGAACATCCTGATGAAATGGGGCTTAGAGAGTTTGAGCCTCTTATCACCAAACTACTTGATGATCTTGTTCATTCAATTTAA
- a CDS encoding DUF1349 domain-containing protein has protein sequence MIEKMKWLREPEDYKITEKCIEVTTMPHTDLWQRTYYHFRNDNAPVLQMETDDKFFSYIVKTDFTDSHHRFDQCGIVMYLDSENWLKASVEYENEKFQHLGSVVTNHGYSDWATTAIPADVKQMWYRFSRREDDYCIECSNDGKDFSQMRVCHMWEGAGTISFGIYACSPEDSSFKAVFTDMQITECAWKAHDGQQPD, from the coding sequence ATGATTGAAAAAATGAAATGGCTCAGGGAGCCGGAGGATTATAAAATCACAGAAAAGTGCATTGAGGTAACAACGATGCCGCACACAGATTTGTGGCAGAGAACTTACTATCATTTTAGGAATGACAATGCTCCTGTTTTGCAGATGGAAACAGATGATAAATTCTTCTCATATATAGTAAAGACAGACTTTACCGACAGCCATCATCGTTTTGATCAGTGCGGAATTGTCATGTATCTTGATTCAGAGAACTGGCTTAAGGCTTCTGTTGAGTATGAAAATGAAAAGTTCCAGCATCTTGGCTCTGTTGTTACAAACCACGGATATTCTGATTGGGCAACTACGGCTATTCCAGCTGATGTAAAACAGATGTGGTATAGATTTAGCAGGAGAGAAGATGATTACTGTATTGAGTGTTCCAACGATGGAAAAGATTTTTCCCAAATGAGAGTCTGCCATATGTGGGAAGGAGCCGGAACGATTTCCTTTGGAATCTATGCGTGCAGTCCGGAAGATTCCAGCTTCAAGGCTGTGTTTACAGATATGCAAATAACAGAGTGCGCCTGGAAGGCTCATGATGGTCAGCAGCCGGACTAA
- a CDS encoding DsbA family oxidoreductase yields MKITYWSDYACPYCYIGETRLRNVIKDMPEFKDEEVEFEMKAFQLDPYAGVHATGDTQTRFAKKYGISMEEAGDTIEHISQLGRDEDIDFKYATTLFTNTMDAHRLTKFAMEKGDKELTDKLIERLYAAYFTDNRELADKDLLLGIAVDCGFDAGEVKAVLDSDKYHDEVVLDEREAARYGIHAVPCFIIGDYALQGAQPAEYMKSALLKAMEKESSKADESQGMTCGSDGCRIG; encoded by the coding sequence ATGAAGATTACATATTGGTCAGATTATGCATGTCCTTATTGCTATATTGGAGAGACAAGACTTAGGAATGTTATTAAAGATATGCCGGAGTTTAAGGATGAAGAAGTTGAATTTGAAATGAAGGCATTTCAGCTTGATCCATATGCCGGAGTACATGCGACTGGTGATACACAGACAAGATTTGCCAAGAAGTATGGCATCTCTATGGAAGAGGCAGGAGATACAATTGAACATATTTCCCAGCTTGGAAGGGATGAGGACATTGACTTCAAATACGCAACAACTCTTTTTACCAATACCATGGATGCACACAGGCTTACTAAATTTGCCATGGAAAAGGGCGATAAAGAGCTGACAGACAAGCTGATTGAGAGATTGTATGCAGCATATTTCACAGATAATAGGGAACTTGCTGACAAGGATTTACTGTTAGGTATTGCTGTGGATTGTGGATTTGATGCAGGTGAAGTAAAGGCTGTTTTAGACTCAGATAAATATCACGATGAGGTTGTTCTCGATGAAAGAGAAGCAGCCAGATACGGAATCCATGCAGTGCCATGTTTTATAATCGGTGATTATGCTTTGCAAGGAGCACAGCCTGCTGAGTATATGAAGTCGGCGCTACTAAAAGCGATGGAAAAAGAAAGCAGTAAAGCAGATGAGTCACAGGGAATGACATGCGGTTCAGATGGCTGCAGGATAGGATAA
- a CDS encoding GNAT family N-acetyltransferase, with the protein MGMVAYHRHSDERCEMKRLYVRPETRGMHLGDSLVEAIIEHARTAGYKEMVLDTIVPLKAAISLYKKHGFEECEAYYHNPMDDVIYMRKEL; encoded by the coding sequence ATGGGGATGGTTGCGTATCACAGACATTCAGATGAACGGTGTGAGATGAAGCGCTTATATGTTAGACCGGAAACAAGGGGAATGCATCTGGGGGATTCCCTTGTTGAAGCAATAATAGAACATGCAAGGACAGCAGGGTATAAGGAAATGGTTCTTGATACCATAGTACCCTTGAAGGCCGCAATATCGCTATATAAAAAACACGGATTCGAGGAGTGCGAGGCATATTATCATAATCCTATGGATGATGTGATATATATGCGTAAAGAACTTTGA
- the tnpA gene encoding IS200/IS605 family transposase has product MSEEQYHSASHCKYLIQYHIIWCPKFRFSVLKGNVEDTLKLILQKICNDYNYRIKALEVMPDHIHIFIDVPQTVAPCDVVRTLKSISAIELFRTFPQLKQFYARCGVLWSKGYFVSTVGHISEATVIRYIEEQKNHD; this is encoded by the coding sequence ATGAGTGAGGAGCAATATCATAGTGCTTCGCATTGCAAATATCTGATACAGTACCACATTATATGGTGTCCTAAATTTAGATTTTCAGTATTAAAAGGTAATGTTGAAGATACACTCAAGCTGATACTTCAAAAAATCTGTAATGATTATAATTATCGTATTAAGGCACTTGAAGTAATGCCTGACCATATACATATTTTCATAGATGTCCCACAGACTGTTGCACCATGTGATGTTGTCAGAACTCTTAAAAGTATCAGTGCAATAGAACTATTCAGGACATTTCCGCAGCTTAAACAATTCTATGCAAGATGCGGCGTTTTGTGGTCAAAAGGATATTTTGTATCAACAGTAGGGCATATAAGCGAAGCTACGGTAATTAGATACATTGAGGAGCAGAAAAATCATGATTGA
- a CDS encoding GNAT family N-acetyltransferase, giving the protein MIIRKYAERDLPEIIRIWNEVVEEGIAFPQEELLNSKGGAEFFAAQSYTAVAEEDGKIYGLYILHPNNVGRCGHICNASYAVSSDARGRHIGEQLVLDCLKKGKEFGFRVLQFNAVVESNTHARHLYERLGFTQLGTIPGGFRMKDGHYENICPYYHEL; this is encoded by the coding sequence ATGATCATTAGAAAATATGCTGAACGGGATCTGCCGGAGATTATCAGGATTTGGAACGAAGTTGTAGAAGAAGGAATCGCTTTTCCGCAGGAGGAATTATTGAATTCGAAAGGCGGAGCAGAGTTTTTTGCGGCACAGAGTTATACGGCTGTTGCAGAAGAAGATGGTAAGATATATGGCTTGTATATTCTCCATCCAAACAATGTAGGACGCTGCGGTCATATTTGTAATGCGAGCTATGCAGTTTCATCTGATGCCCGAGGAAGGCATATCGGAGAGCAATTAGTTCTGGATTGTCTCAAGAAAGGTAAAGAATTTGGATTTCGAGTTCTTCAATTCAATGCAGTTGTCGAAAGCAATACTCATGCCAGACACTTGTATGAGCGACTGGGATTCACTCAACTTGGGACTATTCCTGGGGGATTTCGTATGAAGGATGGGCATTATGAAAACATCTGTCCATATTACCATGAACTGTAG
- a CDS encoding N-acyl homoserine lactonase family protein, whose protein sequence is MADIKIHVFHTGEVCVAPDLPFGGDNCNAVKASGVFGKKEDRLWRPVSAYLIEHPKGKFLVDTGWARDVSPNGEFDKKAQIKSLGSVMLYEVNQGRIGLGQCIDEQLLEMGIKDSDIDAVLITHLDCDHANGLKQVKNAKKFMVSADEVKFANKITNKVRYYKGWWEGIDLTEFEWNDNQGPVGKSYDLLGDGSIELINIPGHADGLYAVKVKNEEGKFVLLFSDGGYARKSWEEQITSGIAADKQLQKQSLVWIREQSLDENCVESLANHDPDIAPHAIEL, encoded by the coding sequence ATGGCTGATATCAAGATTCATGTATTCCATACCGGTGAAGTGTGTGTAGCGCCTGATCTTCCATTTGGTGGAGATAATTGTAATGCCGTTAAGGCGTCAGGTGTATTTGGAAAAAAGGAAGACCGGTTGTGGCGTCCGGTCTCCGCATACCTTATCGAGCATCCCAAGGGAAAATTCCTTGTGGATACCGGTTGGGCAAGAGATGTGAGCCCTAATGGAGAATTTGATAAAAAGGCACAGATAAAGTCTCTAGGTTCAGTTATGCTCTACGAGGTAAATCAGGGAAGGATTGGTCTTGGACAGTGCATAGATGAGCAGCTCCTTGAAATGGGAATAAAGGATTCTGATATAGATGCAGTGCTTATCACCCACCTTGACTGTGACCATGCAAACGGTCTTAAGCAGGTAAAGAACGCCAAGAAGTTCATGGTTTCTGCTGATGAAGTTAAGTTTGCAAATAAGATAACCAACAAGGTCCGCTACTATAAAGGATGGTGGGAAGGTATCGACCTTACCGAATTTGAGTGGAATGATAATCAGGGACCTGTGGGAAAATCATACGATCTTCTCGGCGACGGTTCCATTGAGCTTATTAACATCCCGGGACATGCAGATGGACTTTACGCTGTAAAGGTTAAGAATGAAGAAGGAAAGTTTGTACTTCTATTTTCAGATGGTGGTTATGCAAGAAAGAGCTGGGAAGAGCAGATCACATCAGGAATTGCTGCAGATAAGCAACTCCAGAAACAGTCCCTTGTATGGATAAGGGAGCAGAGCCTTGATGAGAACTGCGTGGAATCTCTGGCAAATCATGATCCTGACATAGCTCCGCATGCCATTGAACTGTGA
- a CDS encoding HD-GYP domain-containing protein, with product MEIPIEPFEATTPGIIMYLAIGNTLSDSTFEFNYTFHRLFTSEPLFRISITGMLLWLLIIVNYAYISSKLKKFNERHERDNKIINESIETFTGFIDVKDPYTNGHSKRVAEYTRLIAEEMGFEGDELERIYYVALLHDCGKIGVPDNILRKPERLTDDEFQVIKSHAAKGGDILKSFKSLERAEEGALYHHERYDGKGYPEGRSGEDIPLIARIICVADSFDAMNTDRVYRGKLPIDHIINEIEKNKGLQFDPAIADIMLKLLRKGVISK from the coding sequence ATGGAGATACCTATAGAACCATTTGAAGCAACAACCCCCGGTATTATCATGTATTTAGCCATTGGCAACACCCTTTCAGATTCAACGTTTGAATTTAATTATACCTTCCATAGACTTTTTACAAGTGAGCCATTGTTCCGGATATCTATCACCGGAATGCTATTATGGCTGCTGATTATAGTAAACTATGCATATATCAGCTCTAAGCTCAAAAAATTTAATGAACGACATGAACGCGACAACAAGATAATTAATGAATCTATAGAAACCTTTACCGGATTTATTGATGTAAAAGATCCTTATACTAACGGCCATTCAAAAAGAGTTGCGGAATATACCAGACTCATCGCTGAGGAAATGGGATTTGAAGGGGATGAACTGGAACGTATTTATTATGTTGCACTCCTTCATGATTGCGGAAAGATCGGAGTACCTGACAACATCCTGAGGAAACCGGAAAGACTCACTGACGATGAATTCCAAGTAATAAAATCTCACGCTGCCAAAGGCGGCGACATATTAAAAAGCTTTAAGAGTCTTGAAAGAGCTGAAGAAGGTGCACTCTATCACCATGAGCGCTACGACGGAAAGGGCTATCCTGAGGGCCGATCCGGAGAGGATATACCTCTGATCGCCAGGATAATATGTGTGGCAGATTCATTTGACGCCATGAACACTGATCGTGTCTATAGGGGAAAGCTGCCTATTGACCATATCATAAATGAAATCGAAAAGAATAAAGGCCTTCAATTCGATCCGGCTATAGCAGATATTATGTTAAAACTTTTAAGAAAAGGTGTGATCAGTAAATAA
- a CDS encoding TetR/AcrR family transcriptional regulator, whose product MPRKCGRPAKDTNKQDSKQKIIDATIRLIKKSGADSVTVRNVCTEADSSIGTFYHYFRDKDDLLMYFIQEIPFKECELIKDLSHPADRIIELYMKLVNRYMDLGLDFMKSFYSTSNSSLSSYMSEVDGKFLDGTVMARCEDELKNSKEGGYIKNNADVHTMSVDICTIVKGCIFEWCLTDGKIDIEKSIDRIIHSYFLQYEIPQLFSNMFHQL is encoded by the coding sequence ATGCCAAGAAAATGCGGTAGACCTGCAAAAGATACAAATAAGCAGGATTCAAAACAAAAAATCATAGATGCAACCATACGTCTTATCAAAAAAAGCGGTGCAGACTCTGTAACTGTAAGAAATGTTTGTACAGAAGCTGATTCATCAATAGGCACTTTTTATCATTACTTTAGAGATAAAGATGATCTTCTCATGTATTTTATCCAGGAGATACCTTTTAAAGAATGTGAACTTATAAAAGACTTATCCCATCCAGCTGACAGGATCATTGAACTATATATGAAGCTTGTAAACAGATACATGGATTTGGGGTTAGATTTCATGAAGAGCTTTTATTCTACCTCTAACTCATCACTCAGTTCCTATATGAGTGAGGTAGATGGAAAGTTCCTTGATGGCACTGTTATGGCAAGATGTGAGGATGAATTAAAAAACTCAAAGGAAGGTGGATACATAAAAAACAATGCAGACGTACACACTATGAGTGTAGACATCTGCACTATTGTAAAAGGCTGTATTTTTGAGTGGTGCTTAACAGATGGAAAAATTGACATTGAAAAATCCATAGACCGTATAATCCATTCTTATTTCTTGCAATATGAAATCCCTCAGCTTTTTTCCAATATGTTCCATCAGCTCTGA
- a CDS encoding ACT domain-containing protein: MELKRIPYGLTVCKVADISAVDMDSDFYFFGKIDEEISLVCRTEDTPSLTTERDDGWRGFRIQRILDFSLIGILSKLSGILAEHEIGIFAVSTYNTDYKMYADHTDLSKTLIGGSNR; this comes from the coding sequence ATGGAACTTAAGAGAATTCCTTATGGACTGACTGTTTGTAAAGTGGCAGATATTTCTGCTGTTGATATGGATTCGGACTTTTACTTTTTTGGGAAGATTGATGAAGAAATTTCCTTGGTCTGCAGGACTGAGGATACTCCCTCGCTCACGACAGAACGTGATGATGGATGGAGAGGATTTCGAATCCAGCGAATACTTGATTTTTCACTGATCGGAATATTATCAAAGTTGTCAGGGATACTTGCAGAACATGAGATAGGTATTTTTGCTGTATCAACTTATAATACGGATTATAAGATGTATGCTGATCATACCGATCTTTCCAAGACGTTGATTGGAGGAAGCAATAGATAG
- a CDS encoding Hsp20/alpha crystallin family protein: MLRPSIFGEDLFDDWFAFPDFRDLDRTERKLYGRHADRMMKTDVHEHDDHYEVDIDLPGFKKEEISLELNNGYLIVSANKGLDKDEKDKKGKLIRQERYSGSMQRSFYVGENITEEDIKASFKHGVLNLTLPKKEKEKLPEKKQILIEG; this comes from the coding sequence ATGTTAAGACCTAGTATTTTTGGAGAGGATTTATTTGACGATTGGTTTGCATTCCCGGATTTCAGAGATCTGGACAGAACCGAAAGAAAGCTGTACGGCAGACATGCCGACAGGATGATGAAGACCGATGTTCACGAGCATGACGATCACTACGAAGTAGATATCGACCTGCCCGGCTTCAAGAAAGAAGAGATTAGTCTGGAGCTGAACAATGGATATCTCATTGTCAGCGCAAACAAGGGTCTGGATAAGGACGAAAAGGATAAGAAGGGTAAACTTATCAGACAGGAGCGTTATTCCGGATCAATGCAGAGAAGCTTCTATGTCGGCGAGAACATCACCGAAGAAGATATCAAGGCAAGCTTCAAGCACGGTGTTTTGAATCTCACCCTTCCTAAGAAGGAAAAAGAGAAACTTCCCGAAAAGAAACAGATACTCATCGAAGGATGA
- a CDS encoding SDR family oxidoreductase — protein MRKHKTALITGASGGLGLEFAKILAKKKYNLVLVARNEGKLYSIKNELESKYGIEVNVCAADLSKVDAALDVFNYTLERDIAIDVFINNAGFGDLGSFADSDWQKQYEMVQLNVIALMQLTHCFLNTMIEQGHGKILNMSSVAAFSAGPYMSIYYATKDFVRSFSEAVSEEVKGTGVTVTAFCPGPTATSFEQAASMDKGSTMFRKAAKAEDVAKGGIRAMMHGKTLSYFGSYTKCMSLLCRIVPRSVVRKYAAGMNQ, from the coding sequence ATGAGGAAACACAAAACAGCACTGATTACCGGAGCTTCCGGAGGACTTGGCCTTGAATTTGCTAAAATCCTAGCAAAGAAAAAGTACAATCTTGTTCTCGTAGCCAGGAACGAAGGAAAACTCTATTCAATAAAAAATGAACTGGAAAGTAAATATGGGATTGAGGTGAATGTCTGCGCAGCGGATCTTTCAAAAGTGGATGCGGCACTTGATGTGTTCAATTACACTCTTGAGCGAGATATTGCCATAGATGTTTTTATAAATAATGCCGGATTTGGAGACTTGGGAAGCTTTGCAGACAGCGACTGGCAGAAGCAGTATGAAATGGTGCAGCTCAATGTCATAGCTCTCATGCAGCTCACTCACTGTTTCTTAAATACGATGATAGAGCAGGGACATGGTAAAATCCTGAATATGTCCTCTGTGGCTGCATTTTCTGCTGGTCCATACATGAGTATATATTACGCAACCAAAGATTTTGTACGCAGCTTTTCAGAGGCAGTTTCTGAAGAAGTAAAAGGAACCGGTGTCACTGTAACAGCCTTCTGTCCTGGACCAACAGCAACAAGCTTTGAGCAGGCTGCTTCAATGGATAAAGGGTCAACTATGTTTAGGAAAGCAGCCAAAGCAGAGGATGTAGCAAAGGGTGGAATACGTGCAATGATGCATGGAAAGACATTAAGCTATTTTGGCAGCTACACAAAGTGCATGAGTCTTTTATGCAGAATTGTTCCAAGATCCGTGGTAAGAAAATACGCAGCAGGGATGAATCAGTGA